One genomic window of Halogeometricum sp. S3BR5-2 includes the following:
- a CDS encoding PAS domain-containing sensor histidine kinase, whose amino-acid sequence MSPETIVSEREHGKSRRDDGGSTPEAPDSLAVLVVGSRSARARPPGGGGTADALRTLGFAVTETALDAETDPDAGDAGRLASDEAEGGAFDCVVVAVADATAGPSESPDSLDAAGVLDALDRLSAVAPVVLVGGDAADAAAAFEAGAAEFVPTANAADLAVLDARVRNAAARSEAARLREERETLATDLSRERGLLNAIFETVPAHLYVKDREARHVRVSEAYVGDPGRFLGKTDYDVVPDETSRGTYEDDLRIMETGQPLFDQEEPIVPADTTFSMKSLLERHGEAGDTVTGDWVLTSKVPWRDADGEVVGLVGFSIDISDRKADRRRLERQNERLSEFADVVSHDLRSPLNVARGYLGLLGETVEGETARSHLQRVEGAHERMDELIEDVLTLARQGAVVADPTPTRVADVAAAAWRSTTTDGATPAIETGDATVLADPGRLRALFENLFRNSVEHGSTGNRSSSGDSVEHGSAGDDLTVTVGRTDGGFYVEDDGPGVPESERAAVFEAGHTSAAAGTGFGLAIVKRIAEAHGWSVALTESESGGARFEFAAEHPAGAVDGGG is encoded by the coding sequence ATGTCACCCGAAACGATTGTGTCGGAGCGAGAGCACGGGAAGTCCCGGCGGGACGACGGAGGGTCGACACCGGAGGCACCGGATTCGCTCGCGGTCCTCGTCGTCGGTTCGAGAAGCGCACGCGCGCGTCCGCCCGGAGGCGGCGGGACGGCCGACGCGCTTCGGACGCTCGGATTCGCGGTGACGGAGACGGCTCTCGATGCGGAGACGGACCCGGACGCGGGAGACGCCGGCCGCCTCGCCAGTGACGAGGCAGAGGGCGGCGCCTTCGACTGCGTCGTCGTGGCGGTTGCGGACGCGACCGCCGGCCCGTCCGAGTCGCCCGATTCGCTCGACGCCGCCGGCGTGCTCGACGCCCTCGACCGCCTCTCGGCCGTCGCCCCCGTCGTCCTCGTCGGCGGCGACGCGGCGGACGCCGCCGCCGCGTTCGAGGCCGGCGCCGCGGAGTTCGTCCCGACGGCGAACGCGGCCGACCTCGCCGTCCTCGACGCTCGCGTACGCAACGCCGCCGCTCGCTCGGAGGCCGCGCGCCTCCGGGAAGAGCGGGAGACGCTCGCCACGGACCTCTCGCGGGAGCGCGGCCTGCTGAACGCCATCTTCGAGACGGTGCCGGCGCACCTGTACGTGAAGGACCGCGAGGCGAGACACGTCCGGGTGAGCGAGGCGTACGTCGGCGACCCCGGCCGCTTCCTCGGCAAGACCGACTACGACGTCGTCCCCGACGAGACGTCGCGGGGGACGTACGAGGACGACCTGCGGATCATGGAGACGGGCCAACCGCTGTTCGACCAGGAGGAGCCCATCGTCCCCGCGGACACGACGTTCTCGATGAAGTCGCTGCTCGAACGGCACGGCGAGGCCGGCGACACCGTCACGGGCGATTGGGTGCTCACCTCGAAGGTACCGTGGCGCGACGCCGACGGCGAGGTGGTCGGACTGGTCGGCTTCTCCATCGACATCTCCGACCGGAAGGCCGACAGACGCCGGCTCGAACGGCAGAACGAGCGGCTCTCGGAGTTCGCGGACGTCGTCAGTCACGACCTGCGCTCGCCGCTGAACGTCGCGCGGGGCTACCTCGGACTCCTCGGAGAGACCGTGGAGGGTGAGACGGCCCGGTCGCACCTCCAACGGGTCGAGGGCGCCCACGAACGGATGGACGAACTCATCGAGGACGTGCTGACCCTGGCCCGACAGGGCGCGGTGGTCGCCGACCCGACTCCGACGCGCGTCGCGGACGTGGCGGCCGCGGCGTGGCGGAGCACGACCACCGACGGGGCGACGCCGGCTATCGAAACGGGTGACGCGACGGTTCTCGCCGACCCGGGGCGCCTGCGCGCCCTGTTCGAGAACCTGTTTCGGAACAGTGTGGAGCACGGCTCCACAGGCAACCGGAGTTCCTCCGGCGACAGCGTGGAACACGGTTCCGCGGGCGACGACCTCACCGTCACCGTCGGACGGACCGACGGGGGATTCTACGTCGAAGACGACGGTCCCGGCGTCCCCGAGTCCGAGCGAGCGGCCGTCTTCGAGGCCGGCCACACCTCCGCCGCGGCCGGCACCGGGTTCGGTCTGGCCATCGTGAAGCGCATCGCCGAGGCCCACGGCTGGTCGGTGGCACTGACCGAGAGCGAATCGGGCGGCGCCCGCTTCGAGTTCGCCGCCGAACATCCGGCGGGAGCGGTCGACGGCGGCGGGTGA
- a CDS encoding DUF3267 domain-containing protein, with amino-acid sequence MPESEYDPDDALVPATPAGYRDPTTFDYSVPALAGIAVALTVAGLLAFGAVLTFAQGAAVYDALFVFEETPDGFVATLRLGLAFGVAAGVVVATVLVHEYVHGLVYRRFGYDVSYGLAPFLGAAYAGAFHQFQRPEEVRYVAVAPLLVLDALFLVLLFVPAPLVAYAAFVGLVFNTAGAAGDLYLLWFLSGLPEGTLLYDSDMRHSYVFEPGSNSDSNSNTES; translated from the coding sequence ATGCCCGAGAGCGAGTACGACCCGGACGACGCGCTGGTTCCGGCGACGCCCGCGGGCTACCGCGACCCGACGACGTTCGACTACTCGGTGCCGGCGCTGGCCGGTATCGCCGTCGCGCTGACCGTCGCCGGCCTCCTCGCGTTCGGCGCGGTGCTGACGTTCGCGCAGGGGGCGGCCGTCTACGACGCCCTGTTCGTCTTCGAGGAGACGCCGGACGGGTTCGTCGCCACGCTCCGCCTCGGCCTCGCCTTCGGGGTCGCCGCCGGCGTCGTCGTCGCCACCGTTCTCGTCCACGAGTACGTCCACGGCCTCGTCTACCGGCGCTTCGGCTACGACGTCAGCTACGGCCTCGCCCCCTTCCTCGGGGCGGCGTACGCCGGCGCGTTCCACCAGTTTCAGCGCCCCGAGGAGGTCCGCTACGTCGCCGTCGCCCCGTTGCTCGTCCTCGATGCCCTCTTTCTCGTCCTCCTGTTCGTCCCCGCTCCCCTCGTCGCGTACGCGGCGTTCGTCGGCCTCGTGTTCAACACGGCGGGGGCCGCCGGCGACCTCTACCTGCTGTGGTTCCTCTCGGGACTGCCCGAGGGGACGCTCCTCTACGACAGCGATATGCGCCACTCGTACGTCTTCGAACCGGGATCGAACTCGGACTCGAACTCGAACACGGAGTCCTGA
- the hmgA gene encoding hydroxymethylglutaryl-CoA reductase (NADPH) — protein sequence MTDDTRATAEELAERVRDGELRLHELEDHADADAAAAARRLLVEGQSGASLDSVGDYGFPAADADPNIENMVGAAQVPMGVAGPVAIRGGSLDGERYLPLATTEGALLASVNRGCSVLNDAGGANARVLKSGMTRAPVFRVADVVEAEALVEWVRENEEKLREAAEETTSHGELSDVTPYVVGSSVYLRFRYDTKDAMGMNMATIATRAACDVVEEATDASLVALSGNLCSDKKPAAINAIEGRGRSVTADVTIPREVVEERLHTTPEAVAELNTRKNLVGSAKAASLGFNAHVANVVAAMFLATGQDAAQVVEGSNAITTAEERDGNLYVSVSIASLEVGTVGGGTKLPTQAEGLEVLGVRGGGDPAGSNADALAEAIAVGSLAGELSLLSALASRHLSSAHAELGR from the coding sequence ATGACCGACGACACTCGCGCGACGGCCGAGGAACTCGCCGAACGCGTCCGGGACGGGGAGCTACGACTCCACGAACTCGAAGACCACGCCGACGCGGACGCGGCGGCGGCGGCCCGCCGACTGCTCGTCGAGGGACAGTCCGGCGCCTCCCTCGATAGCGTCGGCGACTACGGCTTCCCCGCCGCGGACGCCGACCCGAACATCGAGAACATGGTCGGCGCGGCGCAGGTGCCGATGGGCGTCGCCGGTCCCGTCGCGATTCGCGGCGGGAGCCTCGACGGCGAGCGCTACCTCCCCCTCGCCACGACGGAGGGCGCGCTGCTGGCGAGTGTGAACCGGGGTTGTTCCGTCCTCAACGACGCCGGCGGGGCGAACGCGCGCGTGCTGAAGTCCGGGATGACCCGCGCGCCCGTCTTCCGCGTCGCCGACGTGGTGGAGGCCGAGGCGCTGGTCGAGTGGGTGCGCGAAAACGAGGAGAAACTCCGCGAGGCCGCCGAGGAGACGACGAGCCACGGCGAACTCTCGGACGTGACGCCGTACGTCGTCGGCAGTTCCGTCTACCTGCGCTTCCGCTACGACACGAAGGACGCGATGGGGATGAACATGGCCACTATCGCCACGCGGGCCGCCTGCGACGTGGTCGAGGAGGCGACGGACGCCTCGCTCGTCGCCCTCTCGGGAAACCTCTGCTCGGACAAGAAGCCCGCCGCCATCAACGCGATAGAGGGCCGTGGACGTTCGGTCACCGCCGACGTGACGATTCCGCGAGAGGTGGTCGAAGAGCGTCTGCACACGACGCCCGAGGCCGTCGCGGAACTGAACACCAGAAAGAACCTCGTCGGGTCGGCGAAGGCGGCCAGCCTGGGGTTCAACGCCCACGTCGCCAACGTCGTCGCCGCGATGTTCCTCGCCACCGGGCAGGACGCCGCGCAGGTGGTCGAGGGCTCGAACGCCATCACGACGGCCGAGGAACGGGATGGGAACCTCTACGTCTCCGTCTCCATCGCCAGCCTCGAAGTCGGCACCGTCGGCGGCGGGACGAAACTACCGACGCAGGCCGAGGGGCTGGAGGTGCTCGGCGTCCGCGGCGGCGGCGACCCGGCCGGGTCGAACGCCGACGCCCTCGCGGAGGCCATCGCCGTCGGGTCGCTGGCGGGCGAACTCTCCCTGCTGTCGGCGCTCGCGTCGCGGCATCTCTCCAGCGCGCACGCCGAACTCGGGCGGTAA
- a CDS encoding amidohydrolase has protein sequence MTDAADLVLLDGEIHTLCDPDETHEAMAVRDGRIARLGTTYDVEFLVGTETETLDLGGDVVLPGFVDAHTHLEMVGQSLVHADLSGASGPDECLDRLRDRLDELESGGGEGGEWVLGFGYDESGWTESRYLTRADLDSVATDRPVAAFREDMHVVSLNSVALDRHRDEMPADDVRSEGGEPTGVVVEEAVDAIFEAVEPGVAETEELLRAAQAAANGRGVTGVHDMTRNSRKPRVYREMDAAGELTLRVRINYWADHLDSVIDAGLRTNHGSEMVRTGAIKTFTDGSFGGRTAKLSEPYSDDEGETGTWVVDPDELDDIVSRADAHDLQMSTHAIGDEAVDAVLDAYEACGNPGASRHRIEHAELADDEAIERFADSGVVASVQPNFLKWAEAGGLYASRLGDRRTETNRYAALADAGVPLAFGSDCMPLDPLLGVHWAVNAPAEEQRLSVTDALRAYTAGAAYAGFDEDRLGTLEVGKAADLTVLAESPWEADSIRDIDVSATVVGGEVVHDGT, from the coding sequence ATGACCGACGCCGCCGACCTCGTCCTCCTCGACGGGGAGATACACACGCTGTGCGACCCCGACGAGACGCACGAGGCGATGGCCGTCCGCGACGGCCGCATCGCCCGTCTCGGAACGACGTACGACGTAGAGTTCCTCGTCGGCACCGAGACGGAGACGCTCGACCTGGGGGGCGACGTGGTGCTGCCGGGATTCGTCGACGCCCACACCCACCTCGAGATGGTCGGTCAGTCGCTCGTCCACGCCGACCTGTCGGGCGCCTCGGGACCCGACGAGTGTCTCGACCGCCTCCGGGACCGACTGGACGAACTCGAATCCGGCGGAGGAGAAGGCGGCGAGTGGGTGCTCGGCTTCGGCTACGACGAGAGCGGGTGGACCGAGTCGCGCTATTTGACGCGCGCGGACCTCGACTCGGTCGCGACCGACCGCCCCGTCGCCGCCTTCCGCGAGGACATGCACGTCGTCTCCCTGAACTCGGTCGCCCTCGACCGACACCGCGACGAGATGCCCGCGGACGACGTGCGCTCGGAGGGGGGCGAACCCACCGGCGTCGTCGTCGAGGAGGCGGTCGACGCGATATTCGAAGCCGTCGAACCCGGCGTCGCGGAGACGGAGGAACTGCTCCGCGCGGCGCAGGCGGCGGCGAACGGACGCGGCGTCACCGGCGTCCACGACATGACGCGCAACTCGCGGAAACCGCGGGTGTACCGCGAGATGGACGCCGCCGGCGAGTTGACCCTCCGCGTCCGCATCAACTACTGGGCCGACCACCTCGATAGCGTGATAGACGCCGGACTGCGGACGAACCACGGCAGCGAGATGGTCCGAACGGGGGCGATAAAGACGTTCACAGACGGGTCGTTCGGCGGGCGGACGGCCAAACTGTCCGAACCGTACAGCGACGACGAGGGCGAGACCGGAACGTGGGTGGTCGACCCCGACGAGTTGGACGACATCGTCTCCCGCGCGGACGCCCACGACCTCCAGATGTCGACGCACGCCATCGGCGACGAGGCCGTCGACGCGGTGCTCGACGCCTACGAGGCCTGCGGGAACCCGGGTGCGAGCCGTCACCGAATCGAACACGCCGAACTGGCCGACGACGAAGCTATCGAGCGGTTCGCCGACTCGGGGGTGGTCGCCTCCGTCCAGCCGAACTTCCTGAAGTGGGCCGAGGCGGGCGGTCTGTACGCCTCGCGCCTCGGCGACCGGCGGACGGAGACGAACCGCTACGCCGCCCTCGCGGACGCCGGCGTCCCCCTCGCGTTCGGGAGCGACTGCATGCCGCTCGACCCCCTCCTCGGCGTCCACTGGGCGGTGAACGCCCCCGCGGAGGAGCAGCGACTGAGCGTCACGGACGCCCTCCGCGCGTACACCGCCGGCGCGGCGTACGCCGGGTTCGACGAGGACCGATTGGGGACGCTCGAAGTCGGGAAGGCCGCGGACCTGACGGTGCTGGCCGAGTCGCCGTGGGAGGCCGACTCGATACGGGATATCGACGTCTCGGCGACCGTCGTCGGCGGTGAGGTCGTCCACGACGGCACGTAG